ATCCAATGCCCAGAAAAATCCGGCCGCATCGAAATGCTTGAACAAGAAACCCGATCCACAGTTGTCCTGAGGTCTCAAATCCTCCACGCAATCGTGGATCGCACCTGCATCGTGACCCACCGGCAAGGCGCCGTACCGCTGCCCGATTCTGCACGGCAGGGCACACGGGTCCAAATAGAGCGGCATGAGGACAAATTCCGCGCCGGCATAGGCCAGCCGGTAGAGCCGGGCGTCGAAATCACAAACCGCGGCACGCTCCTCAAGGTGCCGTCGACGAATCAATGCGCGCATCTGTTCCTGAAGATCGCCGTCCGCAACAAATACGATCTGAAGTCGTTGCTCCCGATACCGTTCCAGCACCTCTGGAAGCATGTCGGCCATGAGCCGACTGCCCGGTCGCGCGGCATCCAGGCGAGTGGGCCAAAAACACAACGGGGCCGCCGAATCCATGGGCAGATGCACCAATTCCTGGATGTAAAGTTTGTTATGCAGTTTGGCGGCAAAGTGGGTATCCGGTCCATAAGGCCGCATCAGGGTGCGGTCCGTGGCCGGGTTGAAGGAGGCATCCGGTGCCGGGGCCACGGCGTGGAGGCATCCGGCTGTTCGTTTGTTTTGTAGTTCGACCTTCAACCAGCCACCGACATGGTTGTTCCTTTCATCGGTCACTGTATCCAGGTAGGTCTGGCTGAGGGTGTGGGCCAGGTGACTGGCGAACAGGCCGCTGGTCAGAATCTCTATGGGGTTGGTCTCTCTCGTCTCCTGGTAGTTGACGGGCATCCGGCTGAAAAAGCAATGGTGCCAGAAGGATGCGACGTCAATGCCGCGATCTTCGATGGTAGACATCAGTAGCTGCGGAGAATCCATGCGGTACATCGTAAACAGACAACGAATACCCAAGCTCCGGGCCATGGGCGGAATCAACCCGGTCATCCAGTCGTAGCAGTGGATCAGGTCCGGTCGCACTTCCGGAATGATACGGTTGATCACCTCCCGCTGAAAGTTCAGGGCGATGCGGATATTCTCCCAATCCGTAGAGAGAAACAGTCTGGGGTAATAGTAAAACGACCGATCCTCTGCCAGATGGAGACGGCTTTCGGGAAGTGCCTGCCGGTGTTTGTGGAAATCGATCCCCGCTACACGCTTGGCGTTCGCCTTGAACAGGTTGCGATAATTGGGCATGGCCAGGTGCACATCCACGCCCAACTCGATAAGCATATGGATGTGTGCCGCGCAAATGTCACCCAACCCGCCCGCCCGGGCCGAAATCGTCCCGGAAGCCGGAGCCATGCCTGTAGGCAGGAAGGTCACCTCGGGCGTCACGACGAGTATTCGGGGGGTAGCGGTGGATTTATCCATCTACACACCTCCTCTTGAAACCATGAAAGACATTGCTTCGAAACCTGGTATCCGGGGAGGGCACGATTAATAGATTTGATCTTAGTCTTCGCAGGTCGATTGAGATTGCAAAAAGCAGGTTGTCCCCAACGGGGTTCGTTCGAAAAACGACGGTTGAAGCCGGGTCGGAAGGACCCGGATGCAGGATTCGGGGAAAAGAGACGATAACGTCTCGATCAAACCCCTTTTCGATTCGGCCTTATCTGAAAACAAGACGATGGTATGCACCTTGGGCCACCTTTGCTGAGGGGGTGTGATGCGGTCGGCACGCCTCCGCGATTCCCTATGC
This Desulfatitalea tepidiphila DNA region includes the following protein-coding sequences:
- a CDS encoding glycogen synthase codes for the protein MDKSTATPRILVVTPEVTFLPTGMAPASGTISARAGGLGDICAAHIHMLIELGVDVHLAMPNYRNLFKANAKRVAGIDFHKHRQALPESRLHLAEDRSFYYYPRLFLSTDWENIRIALNFQREVINRIIPEVRPDLIHCYDWMTGLIPPMARSLGIRCLFTMYRMDSPQLLMSTIEDRGIDVASFWHHCFFSRMPVNYQETRETNPIEILTSGLFASHLAHTLSQTYLDTVTDERNNHVGGWLKVELQNKRTAGCLHAVAPAPDASFNPATDRTLMRPYGPDTHFAAKLHNKLYIQELVHLPMDSAAPLCFWPTRLDAARPGSRLMADMLPEVLERYREQRLQIVFVADGDLQEQMRALIRRRHLEERAAVCDFDARLYRLAYAGAEFVLMPLYLDPCALPCRIGQRYGALPVGHDAGAIHDCVEDLRPQDNCGSGFLFKHFDAAGFFWALDQAMAFFQQPCAVRASQVRRIMAQSLVRFAPEETARQMVDLYNRALERPLLDRNDPDALSQIAA